The DNA window GCGGGCACCGCGATCCTGCTCGAAACCAGCGTGCTCGTCGGTCTCATTGTTCCCGGCGACACCGTCGTCATTGTGTCGAGCACGGCGGTCGAGAGCCCTGCCCAGTTCGTTGGGCTGATCGCCGCCGTACTGATCGGCTCGATCGTCGGCGAGTCCATCGGCTTCGCACTCGGACGATTCTTCGGACCCCGGATCCGGGCGAGCCGCCTCGGCAGGAAGATCGGCGATCGCCACTGGGTCCGGGCGGAAAACTATCTCGACAGGCGAGGGGGCATCGCCGTCTTTATTTCACGATTCCTTCCTGTACTGCACTCGCTCATCCCCCTCACGGTCGGGATGAGTTCCATGTCGTATCGCCGATTCATCAGCTGGACCATCCCCGCCTGCCTGTTGTGGTCGATCGCCTACGTCTCGGTCGGTTCGGCGGCGGCCGGCACCTACAGGCAACTCGCTGACCAGCTGCACTACGCCGGCTACATCTTCGTGGCGATTATCGGGGCGTTCCTGGTCGTGGCATACCTCGTCAAGCGAGTTCTGAAACGCTCGGAAGAGCGCCACATGAACCGCCCGGGTGACGGTGACCCAGCAACACCCGAAAGCGACTGAACCGGTATGCGCACCAATGATCGCGGCCGGGCATGCCAGACTGATCGGGTGCACTCACTCAAAGAGCCCGGCAGGGCCACCCCCATGTCGGCTCTGAGGCTGCACCGGGCAGCGCGAATCGACGACGCGTTCCT is part of the Mycetocola zhujimingii genome and encodes:
- a CDS encoding DedA family protein — protein: MNEFLTWLLDLVQSVDPVLRTVLAGTAILLETSVLVGLIVPGDTVVIVSSTAVESPAQFVGLIAAVLIGSIVGESIGFALGRFFGPRIRASRLGRKIGDRHWVRAENYLDRRGGIAVFISRFLPVLHSLIPLTVGMSSMSYRRFISWTIPACLLWSIAYVSVGSAAAGTYRQLADQLHYAGYIFVAIIGAFLVVAYLVKRVLKRSEERHMNRPGDGDPATPESD